A window of Paenibacillus polygoni contains these coding sequences:
- a CDS encoding immunoglobulin-like domain-containing protein produces MPNNNRLLKHRKQLLYWLLVTGIMLLIISCQKDISTTGSDINSSGFQQGKESTHIRAQIQKDGKLDLLLVEQQFQEGGAVSYELLNHSGHPIFYGANHQVERKVGKRWFEIYFENEGVISIGYGLDSGNSSEQYSYAGTEDLPPGEYRLTKEVSIQDPSDSTQKESITLISDPFTIKKKAASIQEGMNTSAMSSNSTLSLKDRIEEAEGVSLGEPSTLTRSEREDLKLKLINSEIVMCGMSEKEYLEGNAASYQLKNNTDMELNYGAPTGVEADINGVWTKVYADLNYTDILYRLEPNKKVELDAHMTEMLPVGRYRLTKEISLVNTSDIHAQEEVVLISDPFIIR; encoded by the coding sequence ATGCCGAATAATAATAGACTCTTAAAACATAGAAAACAGCTGCTTTATTGGCTGCTTGTCACCGGGATCATGCTCCTGATCATCTCCTGTCAAAAGGACATATCTACAACGGGTTCCGATATTAACTCTAGTGGATTCCAGCAAGGAAAAGAGTCTACACATATAAGAGCACAGATACAAAAAGATGGGAAACTAGATCTTCTACTCGTGGAACAACAATTTCAAGAAGGAGGAGCTGTCTCTTATGAGCTGTTGAATCATTCTGGGCATCCTATATTTTATGGTGCAAATCATCAGGTGGAACGAAAAGTGGGAAAACGCTGGTTCGAGATTTATTTTGAAAATGAAGGTGTTATCAGTATTGGGTATGGACTCGATTCAGGAAATTCTTCTGAGCAGTATTCTTATGCAGGAACAGAGGACCTTCCTCCAGGAGAATATCGACTAACGAAAGAAGTGTCAATCCAGGATCCATCAGACAGCACGCAAAAAGAGTCTATTACCCTCATTAGCGATCCATTTACCATTAAGAAAAAAGCTGCCTCTATTCAAGAGGGTATGAATACATCAGCTATGTCCAGTAATTCTACCTTATCCCTCAAAGATCGAATCGAAGAAGCAGAAGGAGTCAGTCTTGGCGAGCCATCTACACTTACACGTTCAGAACGAGAGGACCTTAAACTCAAGCTCATAAACTCAGAAATCGTGATGTGCGGAATGTCGGAAAAAGAATATCTCGAGGGCAATGCGGCTTCATACCAACTAAAAAATAATACAGACATGGAACTCAATTATGGTGCGCCTACAGGAGTCGAGGCCGACATTAATGGGGTATGGACGAAAGTGTATGCTGATCTTAACTACACTGACATTTTATATAGACTGGAACCGAATAAAAAAGTGGAGCTTGATGCTCATATGACGGAAATGCTGCCGGTCGGAAGATATCGTTTGACGAAGGAAATATCCCTTGTTAACACATCAGACATCCATGCTCAGGAGGAAGTCGTACTGATCAGCGATCCATTTATCATCAGGTAA
- a CDS encoding heparinase II/III family protein translates to MEISRTDKDKGSSPCLDRQYVKWALSAKIEESEADSAAFAFGITNWRQRLRSTQEDSHFTKSWEQIRWKAAQAVSEPLPELSFAIFRQFAETGERKAYEDVYFERRARLNALAVVTAVITDKQEHQRYLASLENVIWNICGEYTWCLNAHLPKGGDPSQEVDLFAAETAQALSEIYAMHQDVLDIRVSERIRTEVRRRVLTPVFTEKRPFSWRYADHNWSAVCAGGSGMAALILMNDSEEKTDAMMQTLESMNSFLSGYGADGGCAEGLGYWVYGFGYYTYFAEMLREYSHEKIDLLASEHVRTIARFPSSIHLSDGVYVNFSDSREREVLPSGLLNRIAERTGCTHDIPFIIPGMLDDPVRRWAHLIRNFLWSDAAQCLNEKKSERENRKQNENENENENRNRNHMEDSSSISEGTGLKTAIFPNLGWWVSRGNFSGFALKGGHNGEPHNHNDLGQFILHGAGENLLCDLGAGMYSKAYFQEGRESIINISSGGHSVPVIGGHTQKSGPSYSAKVLKTKSSEKEIQVVLDLTKAYGEAPIHCFTRSVRFQCRSDDKRSILELEDVFEWKGIAESIEERLISRIEPIFEHGTVIWNGSRARLILRYDSALWAASCTATAHFTHEGESYTFYTTSVISKEKEGKQTKCQLQFEIDDTISEGLNAES, encoded by the coding sequence ATGGAAATAAGTAGAACGGACAAGGATAAAGGAAGTAGCCCGTGTCTGGATCGGCAATATGTAAAATGGGCTTTGTCAGCAAAGATTGAAGAATCTGAAGCAGATTCAGCTGCTTTTGCTTTTGGGATCACAAACTGGAGACAAAGATTACGCAGCACCCAAGAAGATTCTCATTTCACTAAGAGCTGGGAACAGATTAGATGGAAAGCTGCTCAGGCTGTGAGCGAACCACTTCCGGAACTTTCTTTTGCAATCTTCAGGCAATTTGCTGAGACAGGAGAGCGTAAAGCGTATGAGGATGTTTATTTTGAACGGAGAGCGAGGTTGAATGCACTCGCAGTGGTTACTGCCGTTATTACAGATAAGCAAGAGCACCAACGGTATCTAGCTTCCTTAGAAAATGTGATATGGAACATATGCGGGGAGTATACGTGGTGCTTAAATGCGCATCTGCCAAAGGGAGGAGACCCTTCTCAAGAGGTAGATTTGTTTGCGGCCGAGACAGCACAGGCGCTTTCCGAAATCTATGCGATGCACCAAGACGTACTAGATATAAGAGTTTCTGAACGCATACGAACTGAGGTGAGAAGACGAGTACTTACCCCGGTTTTTACTGAGAAAAGACCCTTCTCCTGGCGATATGCAGATCATAACTGGTCGGCAGTATGTGCTGGCGGGAGCGGGATGGCTGCGCTTATTCTGATGAATGATTCGGAAGAGAAGACAGATGCGATGATGCAGACGCTGGAATCTATGAACTCTTTTCTGAGCGGCTATGGAGCGGATGGAGGGTGTGCAGAAGGGCTGGGTTACTGGGTCTACGGATTTGGTTACTATACCTATTTTGCTGAGATGCTAAGGGAATATTCGCATGAAAAAATAGATCTGCTTGCATCCGAGCATGTGCGGACAATCGCTCGCTTTCCCTCATCGATCCATCTTTCGGATGGAGTGTATGTTAACTTTTCGGATAGCAGGGAGCGGGAGGTGCTTCCGTCTGGACTTCTGAACCGAATCGCAGAGCGGACGGGATGCACCCATGATATTCCTTTTATTATTCCTGGTATGCTGGATGACCCTGTAAGAAGATGGGCGCACCTGATTCGTAATTTCCTATGGAGTGATGCAGCTCAATGTTTGAATGAGAAGAAGAGCGAGAGGGAGAACCGGAAGCAGAACGAGAACGAGAACGAGAACGAGAATCGGAACCGGAACCATATGGAGGACTCATCCAGCATCTCTGAGGGTACAGGTCTTAAAACAGCAATCTTCCCAAATCTCGGTTGGTGGGTGAGCAGAGGAAATTTCAGTGGTTTCGCACTAAAAGGCGGACATAACGGAGAGCCTCATAACCACAATGATCTAGGGCAGTTTATCCTCCATGGCGCGGGGGAAAATCTTCTCTGCGATTTGGGCGCAGGGATGTATTCCAAAGCTTATTTTCAAGAAGGCAGAGAGTCGATTATTAATATCTCTTCGGGCGGTCATAGTGTACCAGTGATCGGCGGGCATACGCAGAAGTCAGGTCCTTCCTATTCTGCAAAGGTTCTTAAGACAAAGAGCAGCGAGAAGGAGATTCAGGTAGTGCTTGATCTAACGAAAGCTTATGGTGAAGCGCCGATTCACTGCTTTACCCGCTCTGTTCGCTTCCAATGCCGCTCAGATGATAAGAGGTCCATACTGGAACTGGAAGATGTGTTCGAGTGGAAGGGGATAGCAGAGTCGATAGAAGAGAGGCTGATTAGCCGAATCGAACCTATTTTTGAGCATGGTACAGTGATCTGGAACGGTAGCAGAGCAAGGCTGATCCTTCGCTATGATTCAGCTCTGTGGGCAGCATCATGTACAGCAACAGCACACTTCACCCATGAAGGAGAATCATACACTTTTTATACGACTTCAGTTATAAGTAAAGAGAAAGAGGGCAAACAAACCAAGT